One Miscanthus floridulus cultivar M001 chromosome 11, ASM1932011v1, whole genome shotgun sequence DNA window includes the following coding sequences:
- the LOC136493272 gene encoding uncharacterized protein isoform X1 codes for MTETEGQPDSGSATAGGNVLRRNSDDVGWVFGVLVNPNNKDQVKCILCDKVMFGGVYRLKQHIAQEGKNAKKCQGTKTSKEKLKEAQEKCKKALDEAKRKREEKTVRETELREEVHVSRVGTSEEVTCVGSSEPHKLGPMDKWTKAIDPTATKSESLTQQKLNKELWKERLHEVHKYIARWAYNHAIPFNACDNDEFKQMCEAIGQFGPGIEPPTMFDLRGRLLEEEYARTNSLLQEREAEKMKNGCSIMTDAWSDKKRSIMNLCTNCADRTSFISSKEMSDVSHTSEVIFELVDKAIEDIGEDDVVQVVTDNASNNMGAKKLLHEKRPHIFWTSCAAHTINLMLQGIGNIPRFKKVVDQAKAFTIFVYGHTRTLECMRYFTEGREIVRPGVTRFASNFLTLESIQEKKDQLRKMVVHSRWDSLKDVKSQKGKNATATILNPNFWKDVKLTLAVFEPLFKVLRLVDGDVKPSMGFVYGELLKAKRQIKEALGNVESRFKDVIDIVGKKMVGRLDSPLHLTAYLLNPHYSYADPSIFDVPKITEGFISCVETFYYHDEEMQEQAANVELQKFQSREGPFSKKLARTFENFDYNPGKSYFLIIHGCLLCSSNKKSAITTN; via the exons ATGACGGAAACAGAGGGTCAACCTGACTCTGGAAGTGCAACAGCGGGAGGAAATGTCTTGAGAAGGAACTCAGATGATGTGGGATGGGTGTTTGGGGTTCTTGTTAATCCGAACAACAAGGACCAGGTGAAGTGCATACTCTGTGACAAGGTCATGTTTGGAGGGGTTTATCGGTTGAAGCAGCATATCGCCCAGGAAGGAAAGAATGCAAAGAAATGCCAGGGCACGAAGACCTCCAAAGAGAAGTTAAAGGAGGCTCAAGAAAAGTGCAAGAAAGCACTAGATGAGGCAAAAAGGAAGAGGGAGGAGAAGACTGTTCGTGAGACAGAACTTAGAGAGGAAGTTCATGTATCTAGGGTTGGAACCTCAGAGGAAGTCACTTGTGTTGGAAGTTCAGAGCCTCACAAATTAGGCCCCATGGACAAATGGACAAAAGCTATTGATCCTACAGCAACCAAATCTGAATCTTTGACTCAACAAAAGCTGAACAAGGAACTTTGGAAAGAAAGATTACATGAGGTGCATAAATATATTGCAAGATGGGCCTATAACCATG CAATACCATTCAATGCTTGTGACAACGATGAGTTCAAGCAAATGTGTGAAGCAATTGGACAATTTGGGCCTGGAATTGAACCGCCAACTATGTTTGACCTGAGAGGGAGATTGCTAGAAGAAGAATATGCAAGAACCAATAGTTTGTTGCAAGAACGTGAAGCCGAGAAGATGAAGAATGGGTGCTCTATTATGACCGATGCTTGGTCAGATAAGAAGAGAAGCATAATGAATTTGTGCACTAATTGTGCTGATAGAACCAGTTTTATTTCCTCAAAAGAGATGTCAGATGTGTCACACACAAGTGAAGTCATCTTTGAACTAGTAGACAAAGCAATTGAGGACATTGGTGAGGATGATGTGGTGCAAGTTGTGACTGACAATGCTTCTAACAACATGGGAGCAAAGAAGCTTCTGCATGAGAAGAGACCACATATCTTTTGGACCTCTTGTGCAGCTCACACAATCAACTTGATGCTCCAAGGAATTGGCAACATTCCTCGGTTCAAGAAGGTGGTTGACCAAGCAAAGGCATTCACCATATTTGTCTATGGGCACACAAGAACACTAGAGTGCATGAGATACTTCACTGAGGGGAGAGAGATAGTAAGGCCAGGAGTGACTAGGTTTGCTTCAAACTTTCTGACTTTGGAAAGCATACAAGAGAAGAAGGACCAGCTAAGAAAGATGGTGGTTCATAGTAGGTGGGACTCACTAAAGGATGTGAAATCACAGAAGGGAAAAAATGCTACAGCAACTATATTGAATCCAAATTTTTGGAAGGATGTGAAGTTGACATTGGCTGTTTTTGAGCCATTGTTCAAAGTTCTTCGTTTGGTTGATGGAGATGTGAAGCCATCCATGGGTTTCGTATATGGAGAACTATTGAAGGCAAAGAGACAGATCAAAGAGGCCCTTGGCAATGTTGAGTCCCGTTTCAAGGATGTTATTGACATTGTTGGGAAGAAGATGGTTGGAAGACTTGATTCTCCATTGCATTTGACAGCTTATTTGCTGAATCCACACTATAGTTATGCTGATCCATCAATCTTTGATGTCCCCAAAATAACAGAAGGTTTTATCAGTTGTGTGGAGACTTTTTATTATCATGATGAGGAAATGCAAGAACAAGCTGCCAATGTTGAACTCCAGAAGTTTCAGAGTAGAGAAGGACCATTTAGCAAGAAGCTTGCAAGGACTTTTGAAAACTTTGATTATAATCCAGGTAAAAGTTATT